One Rosa chinensis cultivar Old Blush chromosome 3, RchiOBHm-V2, whole genome shotgun sequence DNA window includes the following coding sequences:
- the LOC112193516 gene encoding mitochondrial succinate-fumarate transporter 1, translating into MEKTQSDSPNAVKKAIPPYVKALSGSLGGIVEASCLQPIDVIKTRLQLDRTGGYRGIIHCGTTVARTEGVRALWKGLTPFATHLTLKYALRMGSNAVLQGAFKDAQTGKVSNHGRFISGFGAGVLEALVIVTPFEVVKIRLQQQRGLSHELLKYKGPVHCARTIIREEGLRGLWSGASPTVMRNGTNQAAMFSAKNAFDVLLWKKHEGDGRVLLPWQSMISGFLAGTAGPICTGPFDVVKTRLMAQGRGVGELKYKGLFHAIRTIYAEEGLLALWKGLLPRLMRIPPGQAIVWGVADQVIGLYEKQYLPLAPL; encoded by the exons ATGGAGAAAACCCAGAGCGATTCCCCTAACGCCGTTAAGAAGGCCATCCCGCCGTACGTCAAGGCCCTATCGGGCTCGCTGGGCGGGATTGTGGAGGCCTCGTGTCTCCAGCCCATTGACGTCATCAAGACGCGGCTGCAGCTCGACCGGACCGGGGGCTACAGGGGAATTATCCACTGCGGCACCACGGTTGCGCGCACGGAAGGCGTCCGGGCTTTGTGGAAGGGATTGACCCCGTTTGCGACGCATCTTACTTTGAAGTACGCGCTGAGGATGGGATCCAATGCCGTGCTTCAAGGGGCGTTTAAGGACGCCCAGACTGGGAAGGTCAGCAATCACGGCCGGTTCATTTCCGGGTTCGGTGCCGGAGTTCTCGAGGCTCTTGTTATTGTCACTCCTTTCGAG GTAGTAAAAATTAGACTGCAGCAACAGAGAGGATTGAGTCATGAACTTCTAAAGTATAAGGGTCCAGTACACTGTGCTCGTACGATCATCCGGGAGGAAGGCCTTCGTGGGCTCTGGTCGGGGGCTTCTCCAACTGTTATGCGCAATGGGACAAACCAGGCGGCCATGTTTTCAGCcaaaaatgcttttgatgtTCTCCTGTGGAAGAAACATGAAGGAGATGGGAGAGTCCTGCTGCCATGGCAGTCTATGATATCAGGTTTCCTTGCAGGAACAGCAGGTCCCATTTGCACCGGTCCCTTTGATGTTGTCAAAACAAGGCTCATGGCTCAAGGCAGAGGGGTTGGCGAGTTGAAATACAAAGGCCTTTTCCATGCCATCAGGACAATATATGCAGAGGAAGGGCTTCTTGCCTTGTGGAAAGGACTGCTGCCGCGGCTCATGAGGATACCACCTGGGCAAGCCATCGTGTGGGGTGTGGCTGACCAAGTAATAGGATTGTATGAGAAACAATATCTTCCCCTTGCCCCCTTGTAG
- the LOC112194736 gene encoding em protein H5 — MASEQERRVPQKRAELDEKARREEIVVPGGTGGKSLEDQEHLAEGRHKGGEKGGQTRKEQIGHEGYHEMGKKGGLSTKDESGGERAAEEGVPIDESKYKTKSR; from the exons ATGGCCTCGGAACAGGAGAGAAGGGTTCCCCAGAAGAGGGCAGAGCTGGACGAAAAAGCACGGCGGGAAGAGATTGTTGTTCCCGGTGGAACTGGTGGCAAGAGCCTCGAGGATCAGGAGCACCTTGCTGAAG GACGACACAAGGGAGGGGAGAAGGGAGGGCAGACAAGGAAGGAGCAGATAGGCCATGAAGGGTACCATGAGATGGGCAAGAAGGGTGGACTCAGCACCAAGGACGAGTCCGGAGGAGAGCGTGCTGCTGAGGAGGGTGTTCCGATTGACGAGTCCAAGTACAAAACTAAGAGTCGTTGA
- the LOC112194737 gene encoding em protein H5: MASEQERRNPQKRAELEEKARRGETVVPGGTGGKSLEAQEHLAEGRHKGGETRREQIGHEGYHEMGKKGGLSTIEKSGGERAAEEGIPIDESKYKTKSR; this comes from the exons ATGGCATCGGAACAGGAGAGAAGGAATCCGCAGAAAAGGGCAGAGCTGGAAGAAAAAGCAAGGCGGGGAGAGACTGTTGTTCCTGGTGGAACTGGTGGAAAGAGTCTTGAAGCTCAAGAACACCTTGCTGAAG GGCGACACAAGGGAGGCGAGACGAGGAGGGAGCAGATAGGTCATGAAGGGTATCATGAGATGGGCAAAAAGGGTGGTCTGAGCACCATAGAGAAGTCCGGTGGAGAGCGTGCTGCGGAGGAAGGCATTCCAATTGACGAGTCCAAGTACAAAACTAAGAGTCGCTGA